In Spirosoma pollinicola, the genomic window AGCGTTTAAAACTCACCAACGCGTTAATGTTGAATAATCAATTTTTGAACGACGGATCGCTTATCGGCAAACAGTCGGATTAAATATAGGCCATCAGGCAGATAACTCAAATCTAACGTTTGTTGCCCTCGACTTGGTTCGAGCGTAAGTAACAGCCTGCCTGTGCTGCTTGTAACATCCAGTTGGGTAAGGGGCAGATTGCCCCAGCGAATAAGACCCGTTGTTGGATTCGGGTAGGTTTGTAAAGGAGCCAGCGGTTCGGGTTCAGGAATGGCGGTTACGATGGTATCGGGTTTAGCCCCCATAACAGGACGCAGCATAAATGCACCATGTATGTTCAATGAGGCCGACGCTAAGTTCTGATCCCAGTTGCTGCCGCCATTATAGAAGATCTGCGAACCAAACGGGCTGTTTTTATCAAAGCCTAACCGAAGCAAAGACGTATCGGCATTGCTAATCTGCTGATAGCCAACATAGAACGTATCCTTTACCGAAACGCTTTTTGTGAATTTAAACTCAACAAATTCATTGCGGGATGTGGGGTACTGGGTTGAGAAAGACTGTTGATAAATAGCCGTACCCGGCTTACCGGCCCGGTTATTATAGACACTGATCACGAAGGGCTGCCCGCTCTGATTAGTTGTAAACGGCACGATACACGCTTTCACACCCCCAATAGCATCGGGTTTGCTCAGGATAAAGCGTACCGCCACTTGTTCGCGCTGCCTGATCTGTTGCGCATATTCCCAACTGCCATCGTCGTAGGCATAGTAATTATCCAGAGCCGCCACAGCAGAAATGGTATCGTTCTGGCGAAAATCAATTCCCGGAATTGGCGAAATCGTGTTATTGTCAGCCGTACGCACGTCGATTTTATAGCGCAATAACGCTTTAGTGGCCGAGCCAAAACTTTTGATGGGTGTGGGCTTCGCCGTTTTCTGCTGTGGCCTTAAAGGCAGTGTAGCCACGGTTGCCGTTTGCGGGTCATTCTGTAATAGCTGGCCCGACACGTCATCACGCACAGTAAAGTTAAAGGTGGTAAAAATCAACCCGCCCAAATTATTCACATCGGTTGTCACCGAATCTGCCGTTGCCA contains:
- a CDS encoding T9SS type A sorting domain-containing protein, producing MRIALFFQPYSPFSRRCVRSFLLVFFVLSYSLSRAQAPLKLPFFEDFSTASGRPGFDQPNPIRWKPGGGVYINNTMAINQPTVNVATFDGLGANGRPYVQNTPLAQGYTDTLTSNSIDLSGIASADINSVYMSFYWQAKGLGELPDPSVIQISQPDTTNLLPGAVTRPYDKTLVVNGVTKIVHIDTLVIQPGDSLTLQFIGVDGTWTNVWYQMGGQSDSLFRQVLVQVKPSYFHAKFAFRFRSFGRESGPFDTWHIDYIYLNRGRSATDKTIQDVGARKQLTPFFKQYTAMPLSQYLVNPTLATADSVTTDVNNLGGLIFTTFNFTVRDDVSGQLLQNDPQTATVATLPLRPQQKTAKPTPIKSFGSATKALLRYKIDVRTADNNTISPIPGIDFRQNDTISAVAALDNYYAYDDGSWEYAQQIRQREQVAVRFILSKPDAIGGVKACIVPFTTNQSGQPFVISVYNNRAGKPGTAIYQQSFSTQYPTSRNEFVEFKFTKSVSVKDTFYVGYQQISNADTSLLRLGFDKNSPFGSQIFYNGGSNWDQNLASASLNIHGAFMLRPVMGAKPDTIVTAIPEPEPLAPLQTYPNPTTGLIRWGNLPLTQLDVTSSTGRLLLTLEPSRGQQTLDLSYLPDGLYLIRLFADKRSVVQKLIIQH